One genomic window of Haemorhous mexicanus isolate bHaeMex1 chromosome 17, bHaeMex1.pri, whole genome shotgun sequence includes the following:
- the TNRC6A gene encoding trinucleotide repeat-containing gene 6A protein isoform X1 has protein sequence MRELEAKATKEVERKLSRAFLPHLCGTERRDLVQEEEEQLMEERKKRKEDKKKKEAAQKKAIEQKIKVPEQTKTSVSQPQPVTSNGTSPGTSTPNNAKRAPASSQQQPLPRYPPREVPPRFRHQEQKQLLKRGQQLPGIAANLGSTPKAFHGQSGGSTGTNNQPVTNGEVPNSSKKQPGMPPIRDLVSHSPNQSDLNHSGLGSHYENSHWGPVSSNSDSSTNWDKVIVDGSDKEAWPSITGSDPELTSECMDTDSASSSGSERNLVIMASGSAAGEGDGVRNGLGHGAQNKFVVGSNSNNVGNGSINGPWGLSHGSIISTCQVSVDAPDSKSESSNNRMNAWGTISSSSNGGLNPSTLNSNGNHGAWSVLENSGHALKGSVGSGSPGTSIQCSTIGQMANSQSINSKVGGSAHGSWGSLQESCESEVNGTRNVSFSGQPQNLNTEMNGPNNTTNFMTSSLPNSAGSVQMSELPSTAGPGAWRVSTMNHSQIQASPVANGTSISHLSNGEAKTGGSYGTTWGAYGSSYSGDKCPGPNSQANGDTVNATLMQPGGSGPGSTNFQINGNKGGGVWEAGAVGSQNMPWGNGSGASAGGSRRGWGSPAQSAGTNISNGEWSKLPGNQHSNEGVNGNSRKFTNGWKSTEEEELGSQSSAASQMAEQSSTWAKPGTGDSEGSSEGAGCHEDRAATEGQSRERRKVDQHTLLQSIVNRTDLDPRVLSNSGWGQTPIKQNTAWDTETSPRGERKTDNGTEAWGGSVTQTSSSGGCVDRPSPNNNDTSSVSGWGDPKSATRWGDSKGSNSQGGWEEDSAATVMVKSNQSWGSGKEEKSSWNDTPKMKQGWGDGQKASQGWAVSAGDSWGENSRSNHWGEAKKSSSGGSNSDRSVSGWNEPGKSNSVTWGGNNATPNNSSGWDEPAKSNQSQGWGDPPKSNQPQVWGDSSKPINSPEWNKQDVGSWGAPSATNKPPGSGWLGGPMPAPAKEEEPTGWEEPSPESIRRKMEIDDGTSAWGDPSKYNYKNVNMWNKNVPNSSSSSDQQAQVHPQLLPSSAMSSKESSSGSGWGEPSAPATTVDNGTAAWGKPMDTGTSWGEPVSDAGGTSGWANTSLGQQPPNKPGPKSMQDSWCGDDMPLSGSRQTSWEEEEDVEIGMWNSSSSQEANPSLNWPPYMKKMPTKGMMKGGNKQDETWINPFIKQFTNLSFSRESPEETIQSNKMDMSGGLLQDKRMEMDKHGLGVADYTRVVGKGPGSRPQLPKESSMDRGPYFDKNGNPSVFGVGNIAAQPRSMQQPPAQPLNSSQPNPRAQVPPPLLSPQVPVSLLKYAPNSGGLSPLFGPQQVAMLNQLSQLNQLSQISQLQRLLAQQQKAQPQRSVPSGGRQQQEQQGRSLSMQQQMMQQSRQLDPNLLMKQQTPPSQQQSLHQPSMKSFLENVMPHTTPELQKGPSPINAFSSFPIGMNSNLNVNLDMSSIKEPQSRLRKWTTVDSISMNTSLDQNSSKHGAISSGFRLEDSPFVPYDFLNSSNSPASPPGSIGDGWPRAKSPNGSSSVNWPPEFRPGEPWKGYPNIDPETDPYVTPGSVINNLSINTVREVDHLRDRNSGSSSSLNTTLPSTSAWSSIRASNYNVSLSSTAQSTSVARNSDSKSTWSPGSVTNTSLAHELWKVPLPPKSITAPSRPPPGLTGQKPPLSTWDNSLRLGGGWGNSDARYTPGSSWGESSSGRITNWLVLKNLTPQIDGSTLRTLCMQHGPLITFHLNLPHGNALVRYSSKEEVVKAQKSLHMCVLGNTTILAEFASEEEISRFFAQGQSLTPSPGWQSLGSSQSRLGSIDGSHSFSNRNDLNHWNGAGLSGTSSGDLHGTSLWGSPNYSTSLWGAPSSNDTRGISSPSPINAFLSVDHLGGGGESM, from the exons TGCCAGAACAAACCAAGACCAGTGtaagccagccccagcccgtcACCTCCAACGGCACTTCCCCAGGAACCAGCACTCCCAATAATGCCAAGCGggccccagccagcagccagcagcagcccttgccTCGGTACCCTCCTCGGGAAGTACCGCCGCGATTCCGACACCAGGAACAGAAGCAGCTTCTGAAACGGGGGCAGCAGTTACCAGGGATAGCTGCAAACCTGGGATCCACCCCCAAGGCGTTCCACGGCCAGTCAGGAGGCAGCACTGGCACCAATAACCAGCCCGTGACCAACGGAGAAGTGcccaacagcagcaaaaaacagccag gCATGCCTCCCATTCGGGACTTGGTGAGCCACTCCCCTAACCAGTCAG ATCTGAACCACAGTGGTCTAGGATCCCATTATGAAAATTCTCACTGGGGACCAGTCTCTTCAAATAGTGACTCCAGCACAAACTGGGATAAAGTTATCGTAGACGGCTCTGACAAAGAAGCATGGCCATCAATCACTGGCAGTGACCCAGAGCTGACTTCAGAATGTATGGACACTGactctgcctccagctctgggtcGGAGCGGAACCTCGTGATCATGGCTTCAGGGAGCGCGGCAGGAGAGGGCGACGGCGTTCGCAACGGCCTCGGGCACGGGGCTCAGAACAAGTTTGTGGTTGGTAGCAACAGCAATAATGTGGGCAATGGAAGTATTAATGGGCCCTGGGGGTTGTCCCATGGGTCCATAATAAGCACATGTCAAGTTTCTGTGGATGCTCCTGACAGCAAATCTGAAAGTAGCAACAATAGAATGAATGCTTGGGGCACCATAAGCTCTTCATCAAATGGAGGGTTAAATCCAAGCACTTTGAATTCAAATGGCAACCATGGTGCCTGGTCCGTGTTGGAGAACAGTGGACATGCCCTGAAAGGGTCCGTGGGGAGTGGGAGTCCTGGCACAAGCATTCAGTGCAGTACCATAGGTCAGATGGCCAACAGCCAGAGTATTAACTCGAAAGTGGGTGGCTCAGCCCACGGTTCCTGGGGAAGCCTTCAGGAAAGTTGTGAATCTGAAGTAAATGGTACAAGGAATGTTTCATTCAGTGGGCAACCTCAAAACCTTAACACTGAAATGAATGGACCAAATAACACTACTAACTTTATGACCTCTAGTTTACCAAACTCTGCTGGTTCGGTGCAGATGAGCgagctgcccagcactgcagggcccGGGGCCTGGCGCGTGAGCACAATGAATCATTCTCAGATTCAGGCCTCTCCGGTGGCAAACGGCACTTCCATCTCTCACCTGAGCAACGGGGAGGCCAAAACTGGCGGCTCTTACGGTACTACCTGGGGTGCCTATGGTTCTAGTTACTCTGGAGACAAATGTCCAGGCCCAAACAGCCAAGCTAATGGTGACACTGTGAATGCAACTCTAATGCAGCCGGGCGGCAGCGGGCCCGGCAGCACTAACTTTCAAATCAACGGGAATAAAGGCGGAGGGGTGTGGGAGGCAGGGGCAGTGGGCTCCCAGAACATGCCGTGGGGAAACGGGAGCGGTGCGAGCGCCGGCGGGAGCAGAAGaggatggggcagccctgcACAAAGCGCTGGCACCAACATTTCCAACGGGGAATGGAGCAAACTGCCCGGCAATCAGCATTCCAATGAGGGCGTCAATGGAAACAGCAGGAAGTTTACAAACGGATGGAAGTCtactgaggaggaggagctcGGCAGCCAGAGTTCTGCTGCCTCCCAgatggctgagcagagcagcacgtGGGCCAAACCAGGCACGGGGGACAGCGAGGGCAGCTCGGAGGGCGCCGGGTGCCACGAGGACAGGGCAGCTACCGAGGGCCAGAGCCGAGAGAGGAGGAAAGTTGACCAGCACACGTTACTCCAAAGCATAGTGAACAGAACTGACCTAGATCCGCGTGTCCTTTCCAACTCCGGCTGGGGACAGACTCCAATCAAACAGAACACTGCCTGGGATACCGAAACGTCGCCGAGGGGTGAAAGAAAAACTGACAATGGGACAGAGGCCTGGGGGGGCTCTGTGACACAGACTTCCAGCTCAGGGGGGTGTGTGGATAGACCTAGCCCTAATAATAACGATACCTCATCTGTATCGGGGTGGGGAGATCCAAAGTCTGCTACAAGGTGGGGAGACTCCAAAGGGTCAAACAGCCAAGGGGGGTGGGAAGAAGATTCTGCTGCTACAGTAATGGTCAAGAGCAATCAATCATGGGGAAGTGGCAAAGAAGAAAAGTCATCCTGGAATGACACGCCGAAGATgaagcagggatggggagatgGACAGAAGGCCAGCCAGGGTTGGGCAGTGTCTGCTGGTGATAGCTGGGGTGAAAACTCTAGAAGTAACCACTGGGGTGAGGCAAAGAAATCCAGTTCTGGAGGCAGCAACAGCGACAGGTCGGTGTCTGGTTGGAATGAGCCGGGTAAATCAAATTCTGTTACTTGGGGAGGCAACAATGCAACCCCAAACAACTCTTCAGGATGGGATGAGCCTGCAAAGTCTaatcagagccagggctggggagaccCTCCGAAATCCAATCAGCCTCAAGTCTGGGGGGACTCGTCAAAGCCAATCAACTCTCCTGAGTGGAACAAACAAGATGTTGGCTCTTGGGGAGCCCCGTCTGCCACGAACAAGCCCCCGGGGTCGGGCTGGCTGGGGGGGCCAATGCCAGCCccagccaaggaggaggagcccacaggctgggaggagccATCCCCCGAATCCATTCGCCGCAAGATGGAGATTGATGATGGAACTTCTGCTTGGGGTGATCCCAGCAAGTACAACTACAAAAATGTGAATATGTGGAATAAAAATGTCCCTAACAGTAGCAGCAGTTCAGACCAGCAAGCACAGGTACATCCGCAGCTACTGCCTTCAAGTGCCATGTCTAGCAAGGAGAGCAGTTCGGGTTCTG GTTGGGGAGAGCCTTCTGCTCCAGCCACCACTGTGGATAACGGGACAGCGGCGTGGGGCAAGCCCATGGACACTGGGACGAGCTGGGGAGAGCCTGTCAGCGATGCAGGAGGCACCTCGGGCTGGGCAAACACTTCTCTTGGGCAGCAGCCTCCAAACAAGCCTG GGCCTAAATCTATGCAAGACAGTTGGTGTGGAGATGACATGCCCTTGAGTGGCAGTCGTCAGACcagctgggaggaagaggaggatgtgGAGATTGGAATGTGGAACAGCAGTTCCTCACAAGAAGCGAACCCCTCGTTAAACTGGCCACCCTACATGAAGAAAATGCCCACAAAG GGAATGATGAAAGGTGGAAATAAGCAAGATGAAACATGGATCAATCCATTCATTAAGCAATTCACAAATCTCAGTTTTTCA AGAGAATCACCAGAAGAAACCATACAGAGCAATAAGATGGACATGTCTGGAG ggTTACTGCAGGACAAGAGGATGGAGATGGACAAGCACGGCCTGGGCGTGGCAGATTACACTCGTGTGGTTGGAAAAGGCCCCGGGTCTCGTCCCCAACTTCCCAAAGAGTCTTCCATGGATCGCGGTCCTTACTTCGATAAG AATGGCAATCCCAGTGTGTTTGGTGTTGGGAATAtagcagcacagcccaggagcatgcagcagcctccagcacaACCTCTTAATTCATCTCAGCCTAATCCACGTGCTCAAGTGCCTCCTCCATTACTATCCCCTCAG GTTCCAGTATCATTACTGAAGTATGCACCAAACAGCGGTGGCCTGAGCCCACTTTTTGGCCCACAACAGGTAGCCATGTTGAATCAACTGTCCCAGTTAAACCAGCTTTCTCAGATCTCCCAGTTAcag CggctgctggctcagcagcagaaggcacagccccagaggagTGTGCCTTCAGGGGGtcggcagcagcaggagcagcag ggtcGATCTCTTAGTATGCAGCAACAGATGATGCAACAGTCCCGTCAGCTTGATCCAAACCTGTTAATGAAGCAGCAAACTCCACCCTCTCAACAGCAGTCACTCCATCAGCCCTCCATGAAATCCTTCCTTGAGAATGTCATGCCCCACACTACTCCTGAGCTGCAGAAAGGGCCCTCACCAATCAATGCATTCAGCAGCTTCCCTATAG GAATGAACTCAAACTTGAATGTAAACCTGGATATGAGCAGTATTAAAGAGCCACAGTCTCGGCTGAGGAAGTGGACGACAGTCGACAGCATTTCTATGAACACATCCCTAGATCAGAACTCCAGCAAACATG GTGCTATTTCAAGTGGTTTTAGGCTGGAAGATTCTCCGTTTGTTCCTTATGACTTCCTGAACAGCAGTAACTCCCCAGCCAGTCCTCCCGGCTCCATTGGGGACGGCTGGCCCCGTGCCAAATCGCCTAATGGCTCTAGCAGTGTTAATTGGCCCCCAG AGTTTCGCCCTGGTGAGCCATGGAAAGGTTATCCAAACATCGACCCCGAAACTGACCCTTACGTCACTCCTGGCAGTGTCATAAACAATCTCTCAATTAATACTGTGCGGGAAGTTGACCACCTCAGGGACAGGAACAGTG GGTCATCCTCATCTTTGAACACCACGCTGCCTTCAACTAGTGCCTGGTCATCCATTCGTGCCTCCAACTACAATGTTTCCCTCAGCAGTACAGCACAAAGCACTTCAG TAGCCAGAAACAGTGATTCCAAATCAACGTGGTCTCCTGGATCAGTCACTAACACCTCTCTGGCTCATGAGCTGTGGAAGGTCCCTTTGCCACCTAAAAGCATCACTGCTCCGTCCCGGCCACCTCCAGGGCTGACAGGCcagaagccacccctgtccACTTGGGATAATTCCCTTCGTCTGGGTGGAGGATGGGGAAATTCTGATGCCAGATACACCCCTG GTTCGAGCTGGGgtgagagcagctcagggagaaTAACAAATTGGCTTGTTCTGAAAAACCTTACACCTCAG ATCGACGGCTCGACCCTGCGTACTCTGTGCATGCAGCACGGCCCACTAATAACATTCCACCTGAACCTCCCACATGGTAATGCTTTGGTCCGTTACAGTTCAAAAGAAGAGGTAGTGAAGGCACAAAAATCTCTGCACAT GTGTGTTTTAGGGAACACTACTATTCTTGCTGAGTTTGCCAGTGAAGAGGAGATTAGTCGCTTCTTTGCACAAGGCCAGTCCCTGACTCCGTCTCCTGGCTGGCAGTCTCTGGGATCCAGCCAGAGCCGACTCGGATCCATCGATGGTTCCCATTCGTTCTCAAACCGTAATGATCTAAATCACTGGAATGGTGCTGGGCTGTCGGGAACTAGCAGTGGAGACCTTCATGGCACTTCACTTTGGGGGAGCCCCAACTATTCCACGAGCCTGTGGGGTGCCCCGAGCAGCAATGACACCAGGGGAATTAGCAGCCCATCCCCCATCAACGCTTTCCTTTCCGTTGACCACCTGGGTGGAGGTGGAGAGTCCATGTAA
- the TNRC6A gene encoding trinucleotide repeat-containing gene 6A protein isoform X2 has protein sequence MRELEAKATKEVERKLSRAFLPHLCGTERRDLVQEEEEQLMEERKKRKEDKKKKEAAQKKAIEQKIKVPEQTKTSVSQPQPVTSNGTSPGTSTPNNAKRAPASSQQQPLPRYPPREVPPRFRHQEQKQLLKRGQQLPGIAANLGSTPKAFHGQSGGSTGTNNQPVTNGEVPNSSKKQPGMPPIRDLVSHSPNQSDLNHSGLGSHYENSHWGPVSSNSDSSTNWDKVIVDGSDKEAWPSITGSDPELTSECMDTDSASSSGSERNLVIMASGSAAGEGDGVRNGLGHGAQNKFVVGSNSNNVGNGSINGPWGLSHGSIISTCQVSVDAPDSKSESSNNRMNAWGTISSSSNGGLNPSTLNSNGNHGAWSVLENSGHALKGSVGSGSPGTSIQCSTIGQMANSQSINSKVGGSAHGSWGSLQESCESEVNGTRNVSFSGQPQNLNTEMNGPNNTTNFMTSSLPNSAGSVQMSELPSTAGPGAWRVSTMNHSQIQASPVANGTSISHLSNGEAKTGGSYGTTWGAYGSSYSGDKCPGPNSQANGDTVNATLMQPGGSGPGSTNFQINGNKGGGVWEAGAVGSQNMPWGNGSGASAGGSRRGWGSPAQSAGTNISNGEWSKLPGNQHSNEGVNGNSRKFTNGWKSTEEEELGSQSSAASQMAEQSSTWAKPGTGDSEGSSEGAGCHEDRAATEGQSRERRKVDQHTLLQSIVNRTDLDPRVLSNSGWGQTPIKQNTAWDTETSPRGERKTDNGTEAWGGSVTQTSSSGGCVDRPSPNNNDTSSVSGWGDPKSATRWGDSKGSNSQGGWEEDSAATVMVKSNQSWGSGKEEKSSWNDTPKMKQGWGDGQKASQGWAVSAGDSWGENSRSNHWGEAKKSSSGGSNSDRSVSGWNEPGKSNSVTWGGNNATPNNSSGWDEPAKSNQSQGWGDPPKSNQPQVWGDSSKPINSPEWNKQDVGSWGAPSATNKPPGSGWLGGPMPAPAKEEEPTGWEEPSPESIRRKMEIDDGTSAWGDPSKYNYKNVNMWNKNVPNSSSSSDQQAQVHPQLLPSSAMSSKESSSGSGWGEPSAPATTVDNGTAAWGKPMDTGTSWGEPVSDAGGTSGWANTSLGQQPPNKPGPKSMQDSWCGDDMPLSGSRQTSWEEEEDVEIGMWNSSSSQEANPSLNWPPYMKKMPTKGMMKGGNKQDETWINPFIKQFTNLSFSRESPEETIQSNKMDMSGGLLQDKRMEMDKHGLGVADYTRVVGKGPGSRPQLPKESSMDRGPYFDKNGNPSVFGVGNIAAQPRSMQQPPAQPLNSSQPNPRAQVPPPLLSPQVPVSLLKYAPNSGGLSPLFGPQQVAMLNQLSQLNQLSQISQLQRLLAQQQKAQPQRSVPSGGRQQQEQQGRSLSMQQQMMQQSRQLDPNLLMKQQTPPSQQQSLHQPSMKSFLENVMPHTTPELQKGPSPINAFSSFPIGMNSNLNVNLDMSSIKEPQSRLRKWTTVDSISMNTSLDQNSSKHGAISSGFRLEDSPFVPYDFLNSSNSPASPPGSIGDGWPRAKSPNGSSSVNWPPEFRPGEPWKGYPNIDPETDPYVTPGSVINNLSINTVREVDHLRDRNSGSSSSLNTTLPSTSAWSSIRASNYNVSLSSTAQSTSARNSDSKSTWSPGSVTNTSLAHELWKVPLPPKSITAPSRPPPGLTGQKPPLSTWDNSLRLGGGWGNSDARYTPGSSWGESSSGRITNWLVLKNLTPQIDGSTLRTLCMQHGPLITFHLNLPHGNALVRYSSKEEVVKAQKSLHMCVLGNTTILAEFASEEEISRFFAQGQSLTPSPGWQSLGSSQSRLGSIDGSHSFSNRNDLNHWNGAGLSGTSSGDLHGTSLWGSPNYSTSLWGAPSSNDTRGISSPSPINAFLSVDHLGGGGESM, from the exons TGCCAGAACAAACCAAGACCAGTGtaagccagccccagcccgtcACCTCCAACGGCACTTCCCCAGGAACCAGCACTCCCAATAATGCCAAGCGggccccagccagcagccagcagcagcccttgccTCGGTACCCTCCTCGGGAAGTACCGCCGCGATTCCGACACCAGGAACAGAAGCAGCTTCTGAAACGGGGGCAGCAGTTACCAGGGATAGCTGCAAACCTGGGATCCACCCCCAAGGCGTTCCACGGCCAGTCAGGAGGCAGCACTGGCACCAATAACCAGCCCGTGACCAACGGAGAAGTGcccaacagcagcaaaaaacagccag gCATGCCTCCCATTCGGGACTTGGTGAGCCACTCCCCTAACCAGTCAG ATCTGAACCACAGTGGTCTAGGATCCCATTATGAAAATTCTCACTGGGGACCAGTCTCTTCAAATAGTGACTCCAGCACAAACTGGGATAAAGTTATCGTAGACGGCTCTGACAAAGAAGCATGGCCATCAATCACTGGCAGTGACCCAGAGCTGACTTCAGAATGTATGGACACTGactctgcctccagctctgggtcGGAGCGGAACCTCGTGATCATGGCTTCAGGGAGCGCGGCAGGAGAGGGCGACGGCGTTCGCAACGGCCTCGGGCACGGGGCTCAGAACAAGTTTGTGGTTGGTAGCAACAGCAATAATGTGGGCAATGGAAGTATTAATGGGCCCTGGGGGTTGTCCCATGGGTCCATAATAAGCACATGTCAAGTTTCTGTGGATGCTCCTGACAGCAAATCTGAAAGTAGCAACAATAGAATGAATGCTTGGGGCACCATAAGCTCTTCATCAAATGGAGGGTTAAATCCAAGCACTTTGAATTCAAATGGCAACCATGGTGCCTGGTCCGTGTTGGAGAACAGTGGACATGCCCTGAAAGGGTCCGTGGGGAGTGGGAGTCCTGGCACAAGCATTCAGTGCAGTACCATAGGTCAGATGGCCAACAGCCAGAGTATTAACTCGAAAGTGGGTGGCTCAGCCCACGGTTCCTGGGGAAGCCTTCAGGAAAGTTGTGAATCTGAAGTAAATGGTACAAGGAATGTTTCATTCAGTGGGCAACCTCAAAACCTTAACACTGAAATGAATGGACCAAATAACACTACTAACTTTATGACCTCTAGTTTACCAAACTCTGCTGGTTCGGTGCAGATGAGCgagctgcccagcactgcagggcccGGGGCCTGGCGCGTGAGCACAATGAATCATTCTCAGATTCAGGCCTCTCCGGTGGCAAACGGCACTTCCATCTCTCACCTGAGCAACGGGGAGGCCAAAACTGGCGGCTCTTACGGTACTACCTGGGGTGCCTATGGTTCTAGTTACTCTGGAGACAAATGTCCAGGCCCAAACAGCCAAGCTAATGGTGACACTGTGAATGCAACTCTAATGCAGCCGGGCGGCAGCGGGCCCGGCAGCACTAACTTTCAAATCAACGGGAATAAAGGCGGAGGGGTGTGGGAGGCAGGGGCAGTGGGCTCCCAGAACATGCCGTGGGGAAACGGGAGCGGTGCGAGCGCCGGCGGGAGCAGAAGaggatggggcagccctgcACAAAGCGCTGGCACCAACATTTCCAACGGGGAATGGAGCAAACTGCCCGGCAATCAGCATTCCAATGAGGGCGTCAATGGAAACAGCAGGAAGTTTACAAACGGATGGAAGTCtactgaggaggaggagctcGGCAGCCAGAGTTCTGCTGCCTCCCAgatggctgagcagagcagcacgtGGGCCAAACCAGGCACGGGGGACAGCGAGGGCAGCTCGGAGGGCGCCGGGTGCCACGAGGACAGGGCAGCTACCGAGGGCCAGAGCCGAGAGAGGAGGAAAGTTGACCAGCACACGTTACTCCAAAGCATAGTGAACAGAACTGACCTAGATCCGCGTGTCCTTTCCAACTCCGGCTGGGGACAGACTCCAATCAAACAGAACACTGCCTGGGATACCGAAACGTCGCCGAGGGGTGAAAGAAAAACTGACAATGGGACAGAGGCCTGGGGGGGCTCTGTGACACAGACTTCCAGCTCAGGGGGGTGTGTGGATAGACCTAGCCCTAATAATAACGATACCTCATCTGTATCGGGGTGGGGAGATCCAAAGTCTGCTACAAGGTGGGGAGACTCCAAAGGGTCAAACAGCCAAGGGGGGTGGGAAGAAGATTCTGCTGCTACAGTAATGGTCAAGAGCAATCAATCATGGGGAAGTGGCAAAGAAGAAAAGTCATCCTGGAATGACACGCCGAAGATgaagcagggatggggagatgGACAGAAGGCCAGCCAGGGTTGGGCAGTGTCTGCTGGTGATAGCTGGGGTGAAAACTCTAGAAGTAACCACTGGGGTGAGGCAAAGAAATCCAGTTCTGGAGGCAGCAACAGCGACAGGTCGGTGTCTGGTTGGAATGAGCCGGGTAAATCAAATTCTGTTACTTGGGGAGGCAACAATGCAACCCCAAACAACTCTTCAGGATGGGATGAGCCTGCAAAGTCTaatcagagccagggctggggagaccCTCCGAAATCCAATCAGCCTCAAGTCTGGGGGGACTCGTCAAAGCCAATCAACTCTCCTGAGTGGAACAAACAAGATGTTGGCTCTTGGGGAGCCCCGTCTGCCACGAACAAGCCCCCGGGGTCGGGCTGGCTGGGGGGGCCAATGCCAGCCccagccaaggaggaggagcccacaggctgggaggagccATCCCCCGAATCCATTCGCCGCAAGATGGAGATTGATGATGGAACTTCTGCTTGGGGTGATCCCAGCAAGTACAACTACAAAAATGTGAATATGTGGAATAAAAATGTCCCTAACAGTAGCAGCAGTTCAGACCAGCAAGCACAGGTACATCCGCAGCTACTGCCTTCAAGTGCCATGTCTAGCAAGGAGAGCAGTTCGGGTTCTG GTTGGGGAGAGCCTTCTGCTCCAGCCACCACTGTGGATAACGGGACAGCGGCGTGGGGCAAGCCCATGGACACTGGGACGAGCTGGGGAGAGCCTGTCAGCGATGCAGGAGGCACCTCGGGCTGGGCAAACACTTCTCTTGGGCAGCAGCCTCCAAACAAGCCTG GGCCTAAATCTATGCAAGACAGTTGGTGTGGAGATGACATGCCCTTGAGTGGCAGTCGTCAGACcagctgggaggaagaggaggatgtgGAGATTGGAATGTGGAACAGCAGTTCCTCACAAGAAGCGAACCCCTCGTTAAACTGGCCACCCTACATGAAGAAAATGCCCACAAAG GGAATGATGAAAGGTGGAAATAAGCAAGATGAAACATGGATCAATCCATTCATTAAGCAATTCACAAATCTCAGTTTTTCA AGAGAATCACCAGAAGAAACCATACAGAGCAATAAGATGGACATGTCTGGAG ggTTACTGCAGGACAAGAGGATGGAGATGGACAAGCACGGCCTGGGCGTGGCAGATTACACTCGTGTGGTTGGAAAAGGCCCCGGGTCTCGTCCCCAACTTCCCAAAGAGTCTTCCATGGATCGCGGTCCTTACTTCGATAAG AATGGCAATCCCAGTGTGTTTGGTGTTGGGAATAtagcagcacagcccaggagcatgcagcagcctccagcacaACCTCTTAATTCATCTCAGCCTAATCCACGTGCTCAAGTGCCTCCTCCATTACTATCCCCTCAG GTTCCAGTATCATTACTGAAGTATGCACCAAACAGCGGTGGCCTGAGCCCACTTTTTGGCCCACAACAGGTAGCCATGTTGAATCAACTGTCCCAGTTAAACCAGCTTTCTCAGATCTCCCAGTTAcag CggctgctggctcagcagcagaaggcacagccccagaggagTGTGCCTTCAGGGGGtcggcagcagcaggagcagcag ggtcGATCTCTTAGTATGCAGCAACAGATGATGCAACAGTCCCGTCAGCTTGATCCAAACCTGTTAATGAAGCAGCAAACTCCACCCTCTCAACAGCAGTCACTCCATCAGCCCTCCATGAAATCCTTCCTTGAGAATGTCATGCCCCACACTACTCCTGAGCTGCAGAAAGGGCCCTCACCAATCAATGCATTCAGCAGCTTCCCTATAG GAATGAACTCAAACTTGAATGTAAACCTGGATATGAGCAGTATTAAAGAGCCACAGTCTCGGCTGAGGAAGTGGACGACAGTCGACAGCATTTCTATGAACACATCCCTAGATCAGAACTCCAGCAAACATG GTGCTATTTCAAGTGGTTTTAGGCTGGAAGATTCTCCGTTTGTTCCTTATGACTTCCTGAACAGCAGTAACTCCCCAGCCAGTCCTCCCGGCTCCATTGGGGACGGCTGGCCCCGTGCCAAATCGCCTAATGGCTCTAGCAGTGTTAATTGGCCCCCAG AGTTTCGCCCTGGTGAGCCATGGAAAGGTTATCCAAACATCGACCCCGAAACTGACCCTTACGTCACTCCTGGCAGTGTCATAAACAATCTCTCAATTAATACTGTGCGGGAAGTTGACCACCTCAGGGACAGGAACAGTG GGTCATCCTCATCTTTGAACACCACGCTGCCTTCAACTAGTGCCTGGTCATCCATTCGTGCCTCCAACTACAATGTTTCCCTCAGCAGTACAGCACAAAGCACTTCAG CCAGAAACAGTGATTCCAAATCAACGTGGTCTCCTGGATCAGTCACTAACACCTCTCTGGCTCATGAGCTGTGGAAGGTCCCTTTGCCACCTAAAAGCATCACTGCTCCGTCCCGGCCACCTCCAGGGCTGACAGGCcagaagccacccctgtccACTTGGGATAATTCCCTTCGTCTGGGTGGAGGATGGGGAAATTCTGATGCCAGATACACCCCTG GTTCGAGCTGGGgtgagagcagctcagggagaaTAACAAATTGGCTTGTTCTGAAAAACCTTACACCTCAG ATCGACGGCTCGACCCTGCGTACTCTGTGCATGCAGCACGGCCCACTAATAACATTCCACCTGAACCTCCCACATGGTAATGCTTTGGTCCGTTACAGTTCAAAAGAAGAGGTAGTGAAGGCACAAAAATCTCTGCACAT GTGTGTTTTAGGGAACACTACTATTCTTGCTGAGTTTGCCAGTGAAGAGGAGATTAGTCGCTTCTTTGCACAAGGCCAGTCCCTGACTCCGTCTCCTGGCTGGCAGTCTCTGGGATCCAGCCAGAGCCGACTCGGATCCATCGATGGTTCCCATTCGTTCTCAAACCGTAATGATCTAAATCACTGGAATGGTGCTGGGCTGTCGGGAACTAGCAGTGGAGACCTTCATGGCACTTCACTTTGGGGGAGCCCCAACTATTCCACGAGCCTGTGGGGTGCCCCGAGCAGCAATGACACCAGGGGAATTAGCAGCCCATCCCCCATCAACGCTTTCCTTTCCGTTGACCACCTGGGTGGAGGTGGAGAGTCCATGTAA